A genomic region of Metopolophium dirhodum isolate CAU chromosome 1, ASM1992520v1, whole genome shotgun sequence contains the following coding sequences:
- the LOC132935301 gene encoding zinc finger MYM-type protein 1-like, producing MSRFLQLPQSSSTSNSNNEQILNKQDQSKPQSVVENVFNVNLDIALPPSSEKSEKPISHNLDSTTILNVVKDIDLSDPYNWPDSINSYLRVDLVKLGPRRNINIKYPISSIDKTERQFSNSLYSRKLSNGEFIDRQWLVYSVSSDRVYCFCCKLFPSHATNLRISSLATVGLRDWKHISERLKTHEISQAHIKSAIDWSELRQRLGKLETIDKAHQILIEKEKNHWREVLKRIIAAIHFLAKHNDAFRGNTDILYQPNNGKFLGLMEMFAKFDPFIFEHLKRIRDHKTHTHYLGHDIQNELIEIMASEINKKIIQKIKSAKYYAVIMDCTPDISRQEQLSLVIRIVDMSLDDEFTNPTIKEFFIDFTNICSSTGLNLSNVLLKKLKDYDIDIADCRGQGYDNGANMVGQYQGVQSRILNQNPRALFMPCWAHSLNLVLKDTAKTSARAMHFFGTIERIFTIFSASTARWGIFKKHCHQWTVKKWSETRWESRHSSVKAIRFQVKEIIDALDEINETTNDSMISSETNSLTAEMCTYNFLISLCIWYSVLNEVNIVSKSLQNPQTNLNTSTKLLKALQIFLTEYRNNGFNAAKREAFIVDGAISAITKRFDQINTFNDVFGFLYDVEKLCYVPDLEILNCCKDLEIRLSDNDKKDLNGYDLYEEILIFRHLIDKNTTPLQVLSEIKKTNAFPNLNIALRIMLTIPLTSAGAERTFSKLKLIKTYLRSTMSQQRLTGLATISIEKELSEQLNYEDIINDFASKKARKIKEL from the exons ATGTCGCGATTTCTTCAATTACCACAGTCTAGTAGTACTTCTAATTCtaataatgaacaaatattaaataaacaagacCAATCTAAACCACAGTCCGTCgtagaaaatgtttttaatgtaaatttagaTATTGCTTTACCACCTTCAAGTGAAAAAAGTGAAAAGCCAATATCGCATAATCTAGATTCAacaactattttaaatgttgttaaagACATAGACTTATCAGACCCTTATAACTGGCCAGATTCTATAAATTCCTACCTAAGAGTTGATTTAGTCAAACTTGGACCAAGaagaaatattaacataaaatatcctATTAGCTCAATTGATAAAACTGAAAGACAATTTTCTAATAGTTTGTATTCTAGAAAATTATCTAATGGTGAGTTTATTGATCGTCAGTGGCTAGTATATAGTGTTTCGAGTGATCGCGTCTATTGTTTTTGTTGTAAACTTTTTCCAAGTCACGCAACGAATCTACGTATTAGTTCTTTGGCTACTGTTGGTTTAAGGGACTGGAAACATATATCTGAAAGATTGAAAACGCATGAAATTTCTCAAGCTCACATAAAAAGTGCAATTGATTGGTCAGAGTTGAGGCAAAGATTAGGAAAATTAGAGACTATTGATAAAGCCCATCAGATACtcatagaaaaagaaaaaaatcattggAGAGAAGTCTTAAAGCGTATTATAGCGGCAATACATTTTTTGGCTAAGCATAACGACGCATTTAGAGGTAACACGGACATTCTTTATCAACCTAATAATGGCAAATTTCTAGGTCTGATGGAAATGTTTGCCAAATTTGACCCTTTcatttttgaacatttgaaaAGAATAAGAGATCATAAAACTCATACTCATTACCTAGGGCATGATATACAAAATGAGTTAATTGAGATAATGGCCagcgaaataaataaaaaaattattcaaaaaattaaatctgcCAAATATTATGCCGTTATTATGGATTGTACGCCAGACATAAGCCGCCAAGAGCAACTTTCTTTAGTTATTAGAATTGTAGACATGAGCTTAGACGATGAATTTACAAATCCTACTATTAAGGAATTCTTTAtagattttacaaatatttgttcTTCTACTGGGTTAAATCTTTCGaatgtacttttaaaaaaattaaaagattatgATATTGATATAGCTGACTGCCGTGGACAGGGTTACGATAACGGTGCCAATATGGTTGGTCAATATCAAGGTGTCCAAAGTAGAATTTTAAATCAGAACCCTCGAGCTTTGTTTATGCCTTGTTGGGCACATAGCCTCAATCTAGTTCTAAAAGATACGGCTAAAACCTCTGCACGAGCTATGCACTTTTTTGGGACTATAGAaagaatatttactatattttcagCATCGACTGCTCGATggggtatttttaaaaaacattgccATCAATGGACTGTTAAAAAGTGGTCAGAAACCAGGTGGGAAAGTCGCCACTCAAGTGTTAAAGCGATTAGGTTTCAGGTTAAGGAAATCATAGATGCTTTAGATGAAATTAATGAAACAACTAATGATTCCATGATATCGAGTGAAACGAATTCATTAACTGCAGAAATGTgtacttacaattttttaattagtttgtgTATTTGGTACAGCGTTTTGAATGAAGTAAATATTGTTAGCAAATCACTTCAAAATCcacaaactaatttaaatacatctacAAAGTTACTTAAAGCTCTCCAAATATTCTTGACCGAGTACAGAAATAATGGTTTTAATGCGGCCAAAAGAGAAGCAT TTATAGTGGATGGTGCAATAAGTGCAATAACAAAGCGATTCgatcaaataaatacatttaatgacgtttttggatttttgtatGATGTTGAAAAACTTTGTTATGTCCCTgatttagaaattttaaattgctgCAAAGATTTGGAAATACGTTTATCAGATAATGACAAAAAAGATTTAAATGGTTATGATTTATAcgaagaaatattaattttccgccatttaattgataaaaatactacACCACTTCAAGTActttctgaaataaaaaaaacgaacgCATTTCCCAACTTAAATATTGCCTTACGAATTATGTTGACAATTCCGCTTACATCAGCTGGAGCAGAGAGAACAttctcaaaattaaaacttataaaaacttatttacgaAGTACCATGTCACAACAAAGACTTACTGGACTTGCTACAATTTCTATAGAAAAAGAACTTTCAGAACAACTAAATTATGaagatataataaatgattttgcaTCTAAAAAAgctagaaaaattaaagaattataa